The Pirellulales bacterium DNA segment TCCGCGAGATTGCCATGACCACAGACGTGATCGATAACGCCGGCCCTCAGGTTTTGGTCACCGCATCGCTCGATCGTAATTCACTTCCACGGCTGCGGCCCGGTGCCAGCGTAATCGCCAAGATTCATTGTGGTCAGCGCTCGGTGGGATACGTCTGGCTGCACGATCTGTGGGATGCCGTGCGCACGCGTGTACTTTTCTAGAAAACGGCGCAGGGCGGAGAGCGATCGCGGCTCGGCGGCTGCGACCTTCCATAGTGCATCCTTCCTACGACACATGTTCTTAGATCAACTCTTCAACACTCAAAACCTATCGGTGCCGTGAGGCAGATCATGAAATGCTGCATCCCGCTCTGCCTGTTGGCTTTGGTTACGACCGCCGCCGCCTCGGAGGGCAGCCTTGAAGTGGAGCAGGCGCTCGTCACGTTGATCGAACAGGTTGACGTTCCGGCCCGTGAGGCTGGCGTCCTGGCCGCTGTCGAAGTGCGCGAAGGGCAGCTCGTTGCGGCAGGTGACCTGTTGGGCCGCATGGACGATTCTCAACCGCAGCTCACCAAAAAGAAGGCCGAAATCGAGCTGGATATTGCCAAGGTTGCGGCTGAAAACGACGTCGAAGTCCGCTTCGCTCAGAAATCGACCGAGGTCACGCGGGCCGAGTTGAAACGCGCCAGTGAGTCGATGGAAAAATATAATCGCAGCGTCTCGGCCACCGAGATCGACCGTTTGAAGCTCGAGGCCGAACGCGCGGCATTGCAAATCGAGCAAGCCCAGGAGGACCTTAAGGTCTCGAAATACACGGAGCGTCTCAAGCAAAACGAACTCGACTTCGCAATTTGGACGGTAGAGAAACTGCGCATCAAATCGCCTCTTGCCGGCATGGTCGTTGAAGTGAATCAACGGCCTGGCGAGTGGATCGAGCCAGGCGAGACTATGTTCCGCGTGGTGCGCATCGATCGACTGCGCGTCGAGGCTTTTCTAGACTCGCACGAGGCGGGCGATAATCTCGTGGGACGCGAGGTCACTTTGTCTGTCGAGCTACCCGGTCGAGACCAGGGCGAATTCTCCGGCAAGGTCGTGTTCGTAAGTCCCGAAGTTGACCCAGTCAATGGGCAGGTGCGCGTGTGGGCCGAGGTCGACAATCGACAGTCCCGTTTGCGGCCGGGACTGCACGGCACTCTCAAGATCGAGCCACTTGCGATCGACGCTCCGCGACCCTCACCGCCAGGCTAAGCCTGTCCGTACCTATCTGCGAACCGGTCCATGACGATCATCTCGGAAACTCCGACGGCATCGGCGAGTCGCCCGCTGGCGATGCGCATGCGGTCGGACCTGGTGATCGTGCCTCAAAAGATCGCCGGCCGACGTTATTGGGCTGTAAAAGACCCGATGGCATTGGCCTATTTTCGGCTCCGGGACGAAGAACTAGCCGTGCTGGAAATGCTCGACGGACAGGCATCCGCGGCCGAGATCGTGGCGCGGTTTGAACGCCGCTTTGCGCCGCGCCGGCTCACGCCGGAACGCCTGCACGCATTCATCGTGCGGTTGCATCGCGACGGTTTAGTTATCTCGGATGCACCCCGGCAGGGCGAGCAATTGCTGGAGCGAGCCGCGAAAGACCGTCGCCGCCGACGTGCCATGAGCGTGGCAAGTCTGTTGGCCATTCGGCTGCCCGGTGTGAGGCCCGCGCCGTTGTTAGATCGCCTGTATCCGCTGGCAAGGCTGTTACTGTCGCCACTCTTGGTGTCTTTGTGTTTGGCGCTCATCACGGCGGCGGTCGCGCTTGTTGCGACGCACTCTGCGCAGTTCGAGGCCAGGCTGCCGGACATGCCAGCTTATTTCACCGCGCGCAATGCGGTGCTGGTGCTGTTGGCCATCTCGCTTGTCAAAGTGCTGCATGAGTTGGGACACGCGCTGGTATGTAGGCACTTTGGCGGCGACTGTCACGAAGTCGGTCCGATGTTCCTGGTATTTGCTCCCTGCCTGTATTGCGATGTTTCTGACTCCTGGATGTTCAGCAGTCGGTTTCGCCGCGCCGCGGTCGCCGCCGCGGGCATCTATGTCGAGGCGTTACTGGCCGCACTGGCCACCTTCATCTGGTGGTTTAGCGAGCCCGGCTTGACGAGCGCGCTAGCGCTGAACGTAATGGTCGTATCCTCAGTGAGCACATTGTTGTTCAACGGAAATCCACTATTGCGCTACGACGGCTACTACGTGCTGTCGGATTTGATCGAAATTCCCAATCTGGCCGAGCAATCGAGCACCGCGTTGCGCGGCCTGCTATCCAGAGTCCTGCTCGGTCTGCACAGCGTTCCCGATCCGGATACCACTTCCTGGCGGCGGCTGTTCCTGGTGATTTATGGGGCCGCCTCGATCGTGTATCGCCTGGTACTCGTCGCTGTGCTGTTGTGGTTTTGCTATCGGGTGTTGGCGCCGTATCGACTAGAGATCCTGGCCGCGTTGCTCGCCGTCTCTGTGGTCGGCGGATTATTGGCCGGCCCGTTCACGCGTGGGCTGAGATTTGCACGCACGCCAACATCTCAAACCCGGGTGTCGCGCGGGCGCATGGCGCTGGTTGTCGTGCTCGGTTTGGTGCTGGCACTCGCCGCGGCAGCGTGGCCTTTGCCGGTACGCGTCACAGCCCCCGTGCTCATCGAGCCGCACGACGCGCGACGCGTCTACGTGACGGAGCCGGGCACACTCGAATTCGCAGCATCCGTCGGCCAAATCGTGCATGCTGGCCAAACTCTC contains these protein-coding regions:
- a CDS encoding HlyD family efflux transporter periplasmic adaptor subunit, translated to MTIISETPTASASRPLAMRMRSDLVIVPQKIAGRRYWAVKDPMALAYFRLRDEELAVLEMLDGQASAAEIVARFERRFAPRRLTPERLHAFIVRLHRDGLVISDAPRQGEQLLERAAKDRRRRRAMSVASLLAIRLPGVRPAPLLDRLYPLARLLLSPLLVSLCLALITAAVALVATHSAQFEARLPDMPAYFTARNAVLVLLAISLVKVLHELGHALVCRHFGGDCHEVGPMFLVFAPCLYCDVSDSWMFSSRFRRAAVAAAGIYVEALLAALATFIWWFSEPGLTSALALNVMVVSSVSTLLFNGNPLLRYDGYYVLSDLIEIPNLAEQSSTALRGLLSRVLLGLHSVPDPDTTSWRRLFLVIYGAASIVYRLVLVAVLLWFCYRVLAPYRLEILAALLAVSVVGGLLAGPFTRGLRFARTPTSQTRVSRGRMALVVVLGLVLALAAAAWPLPVRVTAPVLIEPHDARRVYVTEPGTLEFAASVGQIVHAGQTLATLSNPDLDLEIVKLIAERNRQQLRLENLSRRRGQDRSAAAEIPTAREALADLEERLSRRRADHERLTLIAPVGGTVLPPEWKDSPQITGTLASWQGTPLLTRNQGALLETGTLFCLIGDPHQVEAVAVVDQSDVERIAVGQRAEVKLDQAAGAVLWGTITEIAEIDVDIAPRQLASGKDLPTRKDSAGMARPLSASYQVRIELDATDRPLLLGAPGRVRIHAPAESLLGRINRWLRGTFHFPT
- a CDS encoding HlyD family efflux transporter periplasmic adaptor subunit, with the protein product MKCCIPLCLLALVTTAAASEGSLEVEQALVTLIEQVDVPAREAGVLAAVEVREGQLVAAGDLLGRMDDSQPQLTKKKAEIELDIAKVAAENDVEVRFAQKSTEVTRAELKRASESMEKYNRSVSATEIDRLKLEAERAALQIEQAQEDLKVSKYTERLKQNELDFAIWTVEKLRIKSPLAGMVVEVNQRPGEWIEPGETMFRVVRIDRLRVEAFLDSHEAGDNLVGREVTLSVELPGRDQGEFSGKVVFVSPEVDPVNGQVRVWAEVDNRQSRLRPGLHGTLKIEPLAIDAPRPSPPG